TGTATGCCCTGGAGCGCGCCGGCAAGCTCGACGCGCTGCTCAAGGCCTGAACTGCTGCACGCTCTACCGAACACCAAGAACCCTAAAAGACCCGAGATCAGAAAGGATCTGAGATGACTGACCAACAGAACACTGCAGCCAGCGAAGAAGAAACCGCACCGCAATTCTCCTTGCAGCGCATCTACGTACGCGACCTGTCCTTCGAAGCCCCGAAAAGCCCGGCGATCTTCCGCCAGCAGTGGGATCCGGCGGTCGCTCTGGATCTGAACACCCGCCAGAAAGCCCTGGAAGGTGATTTCTACGAAGTCGTGCTGACCCTGTCCGTTACCGTGAAAAACGGTGAAGAAGTCGCCTTCATCGCTGAAGTGCAACAGGCCGGTATCTTCCTGATCAAGAACCTGGACGCGGCTTCCATGAGTCACACCCTGGGTGCGTTCTGCCCGAACATCCTGTTCCCGTACGCTCGCGAAACCCTGGACAGCCTGGTGACTCGTGGTTCGTTCCCGGCTCTGATGCTGGCCCCGGTGAACTTCGACGCCCTGTACGCGCAAGAGCTGCAGCGCATGCAGGAATCCGGCGAGACTCCGACCGTTCAGTAAATGATCTGAGCGTTGACGCAAGTCCAATGTGGGAGCGGGCTTGCTCGCGAAAGCGGTGTGTCAGGTGGCATAAATGTCATCTGATGCGGCCCCTTCGCGAGCAAGCCCGCTCCCACATTTGTTATGCGGTGTTATTTGAAGTCGTTCTGCCGCCACGCTTCGTACACGGCCACCGCCACAGTGTTGGACAGGTTCAGGCTGCGGCAACCTTCGCGCATCGGCAGGCGCAGGCGCTGTTCGCCGGGCAGGGCATCCAGCACTTCTGGCGGCAGGCCACGGCTTTCCGGGCCGAAGATGAACGCATCGCCCGGGACGAATGCGGCATCGTGAAACGGCCGCGAACCCTTGGTGGTGAAGGCGAACAGCCGTGGATGGCCGAGGCTTTCCATGCAGCTGGCGAGGTCGGCATGGCGCTGCAGAGTGGCATACTCGTGGTAGTCGAGACCGGCGCGGCGCAGACGCTTGTCGTCCATCTCGAAGCCCAGCGGTTCGATCAAATGCAGGTGGCAGCCGCTGTTGGCGCACAGCCTGATAACGTTGCCGGTATTCGGCGGAATTTCCGGTTGAAAAAGGATGACGTGAAACATGCACGGCTCCGAAGGTAAAGATGACGCGCATTCTACGCCGCAAGCGGATCCGCGTTCGAAACTATTCCCGAGGGTGATGGCTTCACTGGCGATCGTCGGTGTGATGGTCGGGATGATGATCGGCCGTTTGACCACGCCTGACCCAAGCATTTTGCAGCAGGTCGAGGTGATCGATGGTGGTCTGGCGGTGTGGTTCAACAACGAGCCGAAGCTGCACGGCGAGATCGTCGATGGCAGCGTCGCGCTGTTGTTCGGGGCTGAAGGCAAGGCGCAGAAAGGCCAGCTTAAGCTCAACGGCAAGGACGTGAACTGGCGGACGCGATTGAGTGACGGGGGATTGTTGCTGACACTGGTGGCGGCGCGACCGCTGCAGGGCGACTGGGCCGGCCAGGCGGTCGATGACCGCTGGCGGCTGGAGATCCATCTCCGGGAGCAATAAAAGAGGGAATCCCCGGCCTGCCTGTACCAAGGTTCCCGAAACGGGCGGGCTCATCGCATCGCGTTCTGAGCCGGTGTAAAGAAGGAACCCCTGACCTGCCTGTATCAAGGGCCCCAAAAGGGTGGACTCAATGAGTCCGGTGTAAAGAGGGGAATCCCCGGCCTGCCTGTACCAAGGCCCCCGAAAGGGTGGGTGAATCGAATCACCTGATGGAGTTATTGCAGGGGGCGTGCCAGGTTTTCTCGTTTTGAAACAAAAAAGCCCGACACAATGACGAAGGCCCCGTAATACGGGGCCTTCGTCTTTTCACAGGATGGGATTTTCAGCGGTTTACAGTGCAGGCCAGAGCCAGTGACCGTGCCCGATTAAGGGTCACCGTGCCTTGCGGCGGTGCAGTCTGGCGCTGGATTTCAGCCTTCATCGCCTTCATCGTCATCCCCGCCATCGACCTTCATGCCGAGTTCCTTGATCTTGCGGGTCAAGGTGTTGCGGCCCCAGCCCAGCAGGACCGCCGCGTCACGACGACGTCCGGCGGTGTGCTTCAGCGCCGTCTCGATCATGATCCGCTCGAACGCCGGCACCGCGCTGTCGAGCAGGCTCGACTGACCGCGCGCCAGGGCCTGATCGGCCCACTGACGCAGCGCCTGTTCCCAGTTGGTCACTGGCGCCGAGTCCTGCGGCAGGCTCAGCAATTCTGGCGGCAGGTCGCTGATGTGCACTTCGCGTCCGGACGCCATCACGGTGATCCAGCGGCAGGTGTTTTCCAACTGACGCACGTTGCCCGGCCACGGCAGGTTCTTCAGGTATTCCTCGGTCTCGCTTTTCAGCAGCTTCGGCTCTACCGCCAGCTCTTGCGCCGCGCGGCTGAGGAAGTGCTTGGCCAGAGTCGGGATGTCTTCGCGACGATCCGACAGACGCGGGATGTGGATGCGGATCACGTTGAGGCGGTGGAACAAGTCCTCACGGAATTTGCCAGCGTGAACCAGGGTTTCCAGATTCTGGTGCGTCGCGGCGATGATCCGCACATCGACCTTGACCGGCACATGCCCGCCAACGCGATAGAACTCGCCATCGGCCAGCACCCGCAGCAGTCGGGTCTGGGTGTCTGCCGGCATGTCGCCGATTTCATCGAGGAACAGCGTGCCGCCGTCGGCCTGTTCGAAACGTCCGCGCCGCAGGTTGGCCGCGCCGGTGAAGGCGCCTTTTTCGTGGCCGAACAGCTCGGATTCCATCAGGTCTTTCGGAATCGCCGCCATGTTCAGCGCGATGAACGGCGAGGCCGCGCGCGGGCTGTGGCGGTGCAGGGCGTGGGCCACCAGTTCTTTACCGGTGCCGGATTCGCCGTTGATCAGCACGGTGATGTTGGAGTGGCTCAAGCGCCCGATGGCGCGAAACACTTCCTGCATCGCCGGCGCTTCGCCGATGATTTCCGGGGTGCGGGTCAGGGTCGGGGCGACTTCCAGGCCCTGTTGTTCCTGAGCATGCTGATTGGCGCGCTTGACCAGCGACACCGCTTCGTCGACATCGAACGGCTTGGGCAGGTACTCGAACGCGCCGCCCTGATAGGAGGCGACAGCGCTGTCCAGATCGGAGTGAGCGGTCATGATGATCACCGGCAACCGCGGGTGCTGCTCCCGAATCCGCGCCAGCAGGTCCAGGCCGCTGGCGCCGGGCATGCGGATATCGGAGATGATCACGTCCGGCTGCTGCCGCGCGAGGCGGCTCATCACGCCATCGGCACTGTCGAAGCTCTGGGTGGTCATGCCTTCCTGTTGCAGGGCTTTTTCCAGAACCCAACGGATAGAACGGTCGTCATCGACGATCCACACGGTTTCACTACGGCTCATGTCGATGTGGCTCCTTGTTCCAGTGGCAGAAAGATCGAAAACGTGGTGTGGCCTGGATGGCTGTCACACTCGATCAGGCCCTGGTGCTGGCTGATGATGTTCTGGGTGATGGCCAGGCCCAGCCCGGTACCGTCCGGACGGCCGCTGACCATGGGAAAGAAGATGGTTTCCTGGAGTTCCGCCGGAATGCCCGGGCCGTTGTCGATGATCTCGATCTTGGTCACCAGGCGATGGCGGACGTGGCCGATGGTGAACTGGCGCATGGCGCGGGTGCGCAGGCTGATGCGGCCCAGGCGCAGCTCGTTCTGGCTGCTGATGGCCTGCATCGCGTTGCGGACGATGTTCAGCACCGCCTGAATCATTTGTTCGCGGTCGATCAGGACGTCGGGAATACTCGGGTCGTAATCGCGCACCAGCGTGATGCAGCCCTGGCTTTCGGCCTCGACCAGTTGGCAGACACGCTCCAGCACTTCGTGGACGTTGCATAGGGCCAGCGACGGCAGTTTGTTCGAGCCGAGCATGCGGTCGACCAGATTGCGCAGGCGGTCGGCCTCTTCGATGATCACGTTGGTGTAGTCGCGCAGGCTGTCTTCCGGCAGTTCCCGGGCCAGCAGTTGCGCGGCACCACGAATGCCGCCCAGCGGGTTTTTGATCTCGTGGGCCAGGCCGCGCACCAGCATCTTGCTGGTTTCCTGCTTCGACAGCTGCGCCTCTTCCTTGGTGATGCGCAACAGGCGATCACGAGGATGGACTTCCAGCAGCAGCAGGGTCGCGCCGTTGCTGAGGATCGG
The window above is part of the Pseudomonas fluorescens genome. Proteins encoded here:
- the ntrC gene encoding nitrogen regulation protein NR(I) produces the protein MSRSETVWIVDDDRSIRWVLEKALQQEGMTTQSFDSADGVMSRLARQQPDVIISDIRMPGASGLDLLARIREQHPRLPVIIMTAHSDLDSAVASYQGGAFEYLPKPFDVDEAVSLVKRANQHAQEQQGLEVAPTLTRTPEIIGEAPAMQEVFRAIGRLSHSNITVLINGESGTGKELVAHALHRHSPRAASPFIALNMAAIPKDLMESELFGHEKGAFTGAANLRRGRFEQADGGTLFLDEIGDMPADTQTRLLRVLADGEFYRVGGHVPVKVDVRIIAATHQNLETLVHAGKFREDLFHRLNVIRIHIPRLSDRREDIPTLAKHFLSRAAQELAVEPKLLKSETEEYLKNLPWPGNVRQLENTCRWITVMASGREVHISDLPPELLSLPQDSAPVTNWEQALRQWADQALARGQSSLLDSAVPAFERIMIETALKHTAGRRRDAAVLLGWGRNTLTRKIKELGMKVDGGDDDEGDEG
- the glnL gene encoding nitrogen regulation protein NR(II) produces the protein MTISDALHRLLLDNLTTATILLDSELRLEYMNPAAEMLLAISGQRSHGQFISELFTESTEALNSLRQAVEQAHPFTKREAMLTALTGQTLTVDYAVTPILSNGATLLLLEVHPRDRLLRITKEEAQLSKQETSKMLVRGLAHEIKNPLGGIRGAAQLLARELPEDSLRDYTNVIIEEADRLRNLVDRMLGSNKLPSLALCNVHEVLERVCQLVEAESQGCITLVRDYDPSIPDVLIDREQMIQAVLNIVRNAMQAISSQNELRLGRISLRTRAMRQFTIGHVRHRLVTKIEIIDNGPGIPAELQETIFFPMVSGRPDGTGLGLAITQNIISQHQGLIECDSHPGHTTFSIFLPLEQGATST
- a CDS encoding tRNA (cytidine(34)-2'-O)-methyltransferase; amino-acid sequence: MFHVILFQPEIPPNTGNVIRLCANSGCHLHLIEPLGFEMDDKRLRRAGLDYHEYATLQRHADLASCMESLGHPRLFAFTTKGSRPFHDAAFVPGDAFIFGPESRGLPPEVLDALPGEQRLRLPMREGCRSLNLSNTVAVAVYEAWRQNDFK
- the secB gene encoding protein-export chaperone SecB: MTDQQNTAASEEETAPQFSLQRIYVRDLSFEAPKSPAIFRQQWDPAVALDLNTRQKALEGDFYEVVLTLSVTVKNGEEVAFIAEVQQAGIFLIKNLDAASMSHTLGAFCPNILFPYARETLDSLVTRGSFPALMLAPVNFDALYAQELQRMQESGETPTVQ